A part of Brassica rapa cultivar Chiifu-401-42 chromosome A05, CAAS_Brap_v3.01, whole genome shotgun sequence genomic DNA contains:
- the LOC103870048 gene encoding GDSL esterase/lipase 4, with protein MASSKFSSIITILFICTLSLSFGSISCKNDFVTNQAALFVFGDSLFEAGNNNYFDSLPGFKSNYWPYGKTTFQFPTGRVSDGRIMIDFIAEDAWLPLLPPNLQPGYSSSQLTYGLNFATTAAGVFAATFPGVSKDLGTQLSSFKNATQVLRSKLGDAEARRVISKAVYLFHIGANDYQYPFFANTTTITTTTKERFVDFVIGNTTNVIEELYKMGARKFGFLSLGPYGCTPSMSITDPTKIGSCFEPVSELINLHNQEFPKVLRRLERELSGFKYSLHDFHTSLLQRINNPSQYGFKQGKMACCGSGPLRGVNTCGFRNGPSQTYQLCDNADDYIFFDPGHLTEKAHGQIAELIWSGSSNVTAPYNLKTLFGL; from the exons ATGGCAAGTTCTAAATTTAGCTCGATTATCACCATCTTATTCATCTGCACGTTAAGCTTATCGTTCGGCTCGATTTCTTGCAAGAACGACTTCGTTACGAACCAAGCCGCTTTGTTCGTGTTCGGAGATTCTCTGTTTGAAGCTGGAAACAACAACTACTTCGATTCTCTCCCTGGTTTCAAGTCAAATTACTGGCCGTATGGTAAAACAACGTTTCAGTTTCCGACTGGGCGGGTTTCCGATGGTCGGATAATGATAGACTTTATCG CTGAAGATGCTTGGTTACCATTGCTCCCACCAAACCTACAACCTGGTTACAGCAGCAGTCAACTAACCTACGGTCTTAATTTCGCTACCACAGCCGCCGGAGTATTTGCCGCAACTTTTCCCGGAGTG tcAAAAGACTTAGGAACGCAGCTAAGCAGCTTCAAGAACGCAACGCAAGTGTTGAGATCGAAACTAGGAGATGCAGAGGCTAGAAGAGTAATCTCGAAAGCTGTTTATCTCTTTCACATCGGAGCAAATGACTACCAATACCCTTTCTTTGCAAATACCACAACTATTACTACCACGACCAAAGAGAGATTCGTCGATTTCGTTATCGGAAACACAACCAACGTCATCGag GAATTATATAAAATGGGAGCAAGGAAATTCGGGTTCTTGAGCTTGGGTCCATACGGTTGTACACCAAGCATGTCGATAACTGACCCGACAAAGATAGGATCATGTTTTGAGCCAGTCTCGGAGCTGATCAACCTCCATAACCAAGAGTTCCCTAAAGTTTTGAGGCGTCTAGAGCGTGAACTATCAGGATTCAAATACTCTCTTCACGACTTTCACACTTCTCTGCTCCAAAGAATCAACAATCCCTCACAATACGGTTTCAAGCAAGGGAAGATGGCATGTTGCGGAAGCGGACCGTTAAGGGGAGTCAATACGTGTGGATTCCGAAATGGACCGTCGCAAACTTACCAGCTATGCGACAACGCTGATGATTACATCTTCTTTGATCCTGGTCATTTGACGGAGAAAGCTCATGGACAGATCGCTGAGCTGATTTGGAGTGGATCGTCTAATGTTACTGCACCTTACAATCTCAAAACATTATTTGGACTCTAG